The following proteins are co-located in the Triticum aestivum cultivar Chinese Spring chromosome 1A, IWGSC CS RefSeq v2.1, whole genome shotgun sequence genome:
- the LOC123068040 gene encoding uncharacterized protein, with translation MASPARPASVSGPFGLAPDLARCSFDHTLRREDFQDNRLLRSLVSMREQDNHSKEIITEAIESCMNKQAENLVNSLDVISGRLSQLELYCYKLERSIGELRSDVMDYHSEANLNFHSLDKNVKEVQKCVQVLQDKQELAETQNELAKLQIVYEDPAQKSEGTAPSVFMARENDGSFPGAKHELALVPLHQVNQSPAMQFQSCNGLILQQLVPVSLSTQQDQQHLNQSTVYRAQNQCQPERRHAQTFQPAPQSMQPQAQNPQPQTVVEVPPMTSQAPEFYIQAQHHWQHQTVQDVHSQARQQQPQPQVAQQQQYHNMQQVPAQMVQLQTSSPQAQSAPHVALFYPPYGSQQPACGNTEALSRGMVVQPAYSTISSSQRKHHEAAPVYVQSSAIAVPMAEHHIQQQQTQQFHSPSNGSFAPQQCKVGPYSVQGSAQAYNTVYGSPPNSAATFVAVLPQQAQQASAPMMLHHLGPQSVQNHPADMADKAARMGYLNDHAENMPRRMVAAGQPVEYNTFHDGLSSVGNAAWSG, from the exons ATGGCGTCCCCGGCGCGGCCAGCCTCCGTCTCCGGCCCCTTCGGCCTCGCCCCCGACCTCGCCCGCTGCTCCTTCGACCACACGCTCCGCCGCGAG GATTTCCAGGACAACAGACTGCTGAGGTCATTGGTTAGCATGCGCGAACAAGATAACCATTCCAAAGAAATTATAACGGAAGCTATTGAGAGCTGCATGAACAAACAAGCAGAGAATCTGGTGAATTCGCTGGATGTCATCAGTGGAAGGCTGTCACAGCTGGAGTTGTACTGCTACAAGCTTGAAAGGTCCATTGGAGAACTGCGAAGCGATGTAATGGATTACCACAGCGAAGCAAATCTGAACTTCCATAGCCTTGACAAGAACGTCAAAGAG GTTCAGAAATGTGTACAAGTTCTTCAGGATAAGCAAGAGCTTGCTGAAACTCAGAACGAGCTAGCTAAACTTCAGATTGTATATGAAGATCCTGCACAAAAGAGTGAAGGTACTGCCCCATCAGTTTTCATGGCCAGGGAAAATGATGGCAGTTTCCCAGGTGCAAAGCATGAGCTTGCCCTTGTCCCGCTGCACCAAGTAAATCAGTCTCCTGCTATGCAATTCCAAAGTTGCAACGGGCTTATTCTACAGCAACTTGTGCCTGTCTCTTTGAGCACccaacaagaccagcaacacttgAACCAGTCTACTGTTTACCGCGCGCAAAATCAATGCCAACCTGAGCGCAGGCACGCCCAAACATTTCAACCTGCACCGCAGTCTATGCAACCGCAGGCCCAGAACCCCCAGCCACAGACTGTAGTTGAGGTACCTCCTATGACTAGTCAGGCACCAGAGTTCTACATCCAAGCTCAGCACCATTGGCAACATCAAACAGTCCAGGATGTTCACTCGCAGGCAAGGCAACAACAGCCACAGCCCCAGGTGGCACAACAGCAGCAGTACCACAACATGCAGCAAGTTCCAGCTCAGATGGTTCAACTGCAGACATCTTCTCCGCAGGCCCAAAGTGCACCTCATGTCGCCCTGTTCTATCCTCCTTACGGATCCCAACAGCCCGCATGTGGTAACACCGAGGCACTTTCTAGAGGCATGGTTGTGCAGCCTGCCTACTCTACGATCTCTTCTTCCCAGCGAAAGCACCATGAAGCTGCTCCTGTTTACGTGCAAAGCAGCGCCATTGCTGTTCCGATGGCAGAACATCACATCCAGCAGCAGCAGACCCAGCAGTTCCATTCGCCCAGCAATGGCTCATTTGCACCTCAGCAATGCAAGGTTGGTCCCTATTCAGTACAGGGTAGTGCCCAGGCCTACAACACTGTATATGGAAGCCCTCCCAACAGTGCTGCTACTTTTGTTGCTGTCCTTCCTCAGCAAGCACAGCAGGCCAGCGCTCCGATGATGCTCCATCATCTAGGACCCCAGTCCGTGCAGAATCACCCTGCAGACATGGCTGACAAGGCTGCTCGAATGGGTTACTTGAACGATCATGCTGAGAACATGCCGCGCCGGATGGTGGCTGCAGGCCAGCCCGTAGAGTACAACACCTTCCATGACGGGCTGAGCTCTGTTGGCAACGCGGCTTGGTCTGGCTAG